The genomic region CATAAATTATTTTATCTTCATAAGGGGCTAAATTAACTAATTTTTTTTGTACCGCTATTTTAAAGGTTGTTAAAAATTGTTGGGGATTAAAAGTTTTAATTTTTGAATTTGGCCTAATTTCAATGGCTCATAATTGTTGAATTATTGTGGCAACTTGTGATAGGACTTGCTTTGTTATTTTAACAGCACTAAGTGGTTGTAAAGTTGGATAGTAGGGGGTTACTAAAAAGAAATGCTCATTATCATAACCATAGTCAACAATTGGCAAAGTTAAATTAGTATTTTTAATTTGTTCTAAAACAAAAATTTCATTTTGATGGTCAATGAATAAGTTAGTAAAAGGATTACTGTAGCGTATAAAAAAATTATCAATACTTTGATAATTTTTATTAGTAATACCTAAATTCAGTTTTGTTTTAATTCGGTATTTCATGATATCGTTGCCTTTCATTTCAATATTTTATTAATTTTATTATGCTGTATACTGTAAAACTAAATCATAAAAAGTTAATAAGATTATAACAAATTAAAAATAAAAAACAATAATTTTATTAAATTTTTATGATTTAGTTTTACAGTATACATAACAATATCTTTACGATACTTTTTCACTAACGACCGCAAAATTAAATATTGCTTTATTTGCATAATTTTAACCTCCTATAATTAACTTAAAAATTAACTTAAAAAGTTAACTAAATTAATAGTTAACTTTTTATGATTTGGTATTTACAATTTACACATAAAAATGCACCCCCTATAAAAATTTAGCAAAGACTTTTTTTCTTTACTTACTTTTTTGGGTGCAGTCTTACTTAGTTTTTTTAATTTATTTTAATCTAATTACATTCCTAAATCAGGATAACTTGGTGTTTTTGGTTGACTATCTTCTTCATTATTAACAACAATCGCTTCAGTTGTCAATAATAAGGCACTAACACTCCCTGCATGTTGTAAAGCATAGCGTGTTACTTTTACGGGATCAACAATACCTGCCTTAATCATATCTTCTCATACGCCTGTTGCTGCATTGTACCCAATATTATCTGGTTGTTCTTTTAATTTATTAACAATAACTGAACCTTCAACACCAGCATTAGCGGCAATTTGGCGAACTGGTTCTTCAATTGCCCGCAACACAATATTTAATCCTATTTTTTCTTCATCATTTAGTTTTAAATCTCCTAATTTTTTCCCAACCTGTACTAAGGCTGTTCCACCACCAGCAACAGTTCCTTCTTCTACTGCTGCTTTTGTTGAATTTAAGGCATCTTCAATTCGTAATTTTTTCTCTCTCATTTCGGTTTCGGTTGGAGCTCCAACTTTAATAATTCCAATACCCCCTGCAAGTTTTGCTAATCTTTTTTGTAATTTCTCTTGCTCAAATGATGATGATTCGCTTTTAATTTGGTTTCGAATGAATTCTTTTCTTGCCTCTAATTCCGCTTTTGTTCCTTTACCTTCAACAATTGTTGTTGTATCTTTTGAAACAATTACTTTTTTTGCTATTCCTAAATCAGCTAGCGTTAATGTTTTGAAATCCATTCCTAAATCAGCGCTAACAAATGTTCCTTTTACTAATACAGCAATATCTTCTAATATTTTTTTACGGTTATCACCAAATTCTGGCGCTTTAACAACACAAATATTAAAAGCACCACGCATTTTGTTTAATAACAATGTTGGTAAAACATCTCCATCAACATCATCAGCAATAATTAATAAGGGGCGTCCTTCTTCAACAATTTTTTCTAAAATTGGTAAAATTTCTTTCATATTACTAATCTTTTTATCAGTAATTAAAATATAAGGATTATCAAATTCTGTTAACATTTTTTCACTATCCGTTACCATATATTGTGATAAATATCCTTTATCAAATTGTAATCCTTCAGTTACACTTGTTTCAGTATTAATTGTTTTTGATTCTTCAATGGTAATAACCCCATCATTCCCAACCTTTTCCATAATTTCAGCAATTAAATCACCAATTTCCGGGTCTTTTGAACTAACACTTGCTACTTGAGCAATTTCTGCTTTTGATTTAATTTGGTTAGCAGATTGTTTTAATAACTCAACAATTTTATTAACTGTTTTTTCAATTCCATTTCGAACTGCGACTGCATTAGCCCCTGCCGTAATATTTTTTAAGCCTTCTTTCACAATTGCTTGCGTTAAAACAATCGCCGTTGTTGTTCCGTCCCCAGCAACATCATTTGTTTTATTGGCAACTTCTGTTACTAATTTAGCCCCCATATTTTCAAAATGATTGCTTAATTCAATTTCTTTTGAAATTGTCACTCCATCATTAGTAATTAATGGTGAGCCATAAGTTTTTTCTAATAAAACATATTTTCCTTTTGGTCCTAAAGTAACTTTCACTGTATCTGTTAATTTATTAATTCCATTAATTAACATCATTCTTGCTTCTTCAGCAAATTTAATTGATTTTGACATAATTCTATTCCCCCTTGAATCCTATTCTTCAATGACACCTAAGATATCATCTGCTGGAATTACAACTAATTTTTTATTATTGCATTCAATTTCAGTTCCGGCATATTCACGATAAAGAACTTTACTGTTCATCTTGCCTTCAAATGTTCCATCTTTACTAATTTCGGTACTAATTGCAATTATTTTCCCAATATGACTTTTACTTTTCTCATCTTCTTGTAAATAAATTCCATTAATAAATGTTTCTTGTTTTTCTTCTTTTTCTAAGACAATATTTTTGCCTACTGGTTTGATCATATCTTGTCCCTCCTTATTAATATGAACTATTAGCAAATGGCATATGTAACTGCCAATAATATATTTAACAAATTTTAGAAAAAAATGCAAGTATTTTTAAATTGGAAATGCAAACAAAATAAAAAATCTTTCTCAAAAGAAAGATTTTAACTGTATACTGTAAAACTAAATTATAAAAAGTTAATAAGATTATAACAAATTAAAAATATTTTTTTTAATATTTATTTTTAAAATTATAAAATTAAACACAACAAAAAATAAATTTTACTAATCTTAACAAACACTAATTTAATTTAAAAAAATTTTTTTAAAATATTGTCTTGATATAAAATTTTCCAAGCAAGGTCTAATTGTGGTATTTAATATATCTAAAATAGATTTTAATCTACTACGAATATTAATTAATGGCTCATTTTGACCCAATCAACGCCTTATATCTCTATTTATATTTGTAAAATATTCATCAACTATTGAATTGACTGAAATTATAAAATATTATGATAATTAAGAAATATTAAACCTACTCCCCTTTATCAGTTTTATGATCTAAACTTGGTTCTAAATCTATTTCTAATTTATTTTCTATTGCCAGCTTTTGGTCAACCTCTAATGTATGCTGACTACGTTGTCAATCCTTATAAATAAAAAAACCAAAAGCAACAGCTAATAAAGTTGCTAAAACCAATAAGACAACAATAGCAATTGTGACTAACATTATTTTACCCCGCCTTTTTCGCATTTTATTCCATAATAACTATTTAGACTTGCCACTAAGACTGGTACAAAAATTCCTAAAACAAACGCTAAGACTGAAATATATCACATATTTTTAGTACAACTAATAATAAAATCATAAATTGAAAAGCCAATAATAACCCCTAAAATCAAGGGAATTAAATAATGCATCATTAATTGATATAATTTTCGTAATTTAATTCATGACACTTGATTATTGTAATTTATAATAATATGAATTTTTTTGGCATATCAAACAAAGAAAATAATTTGGGCTAACGATACTAAAATTAAATCTAACCCTGCTGCTAACAATTGGAATGAATTAATTACTTGGTAAGTACTTTCAAAAACTAATGCTAAACCAACCAAAATAATTATTGAACAAATTCCACAAATTACTTTTTGATTACTAATTTCATATTGCGTTTCAATCGCATCAACAATAACTTCGACATTCCCGACTGTTGTACTTAATCCAGCAATAAATAAAGCGAGAAAGAATAAAACCCCTAAGAAATTCCCAACTCCGACGGCAGTATTCTGATTAATAATGTGGAATGTTTCGGGTAAAACATTAAAAACAAAAACCATTGAATCATTCCCGAACTTTGCGGCAATTTGTTGTTGAAATAATAAAATATTACTTTTATCCATAACTAAATTATTAACGATTGCTCCTGATGCGCCAAAAATAAAAATAAAATTAGTAATCGATAAAAATAAAATTCCAATTACCAATAAATACGCTTTTGAAGCATTATCTTGGTTATGCGGTCCAACACCAGCAAACCGCAACATCATTCCCATCCCTAATGATGTTGTAAAAAAGGCTAGGAAAAAAACACTTGATCAGGCTTCACTTTGTTGTAATTTTTTTAAATTTTCGGGTAAAAATAATGTTGCTAATCCTTGGTGGCTACCGGGAACAGTTAAAATATAAATTGCTAAAATTAAAATAATTAAAAATAATAAGGGCATAAAAAACTTATTAACTTTTTCAATTCCTTTAATTCCAAATAATAAAATAATTCCAACTAACAAGACCACAAATAGAAAAGCTAAAAAGACAATTCATTGAAAACCACCATTATTTGTGACGCCAAAACCACCCTGTTCTAAAATCTGATGATTAAAAATATTCCCATCAACATTACTAATTAAGGTCGGACTAAACTCAATCCCAATTGAAATAATCGTATAACCAACTAGTACTGAATAATAAATCGGAATAATAATCATTAATGTCGCTTGAAATCACCCCATAAACCGGCTAAAGCGCACACTTTCCTTATCAAAAATATTAATAACACTTTTCCGACAGAGATTCCCCAAATTAAATTCAAAAATTAATAAGGGCACCCCAACAATTAACATTGCCAAAATATAAATTAAGAAAAAATAAAATCCCCCATTTTTATTAATATAACCAGGTAACCCTCAAATTACCCCTAAGCCAATTGCAGCTCCTAACGATGAAACAATAAATCCAAATTTTGTCATTTGCTTCTTACTACTCATTTTTCTCCTCCTTTGCTTTTAAATAAAAAATGCAAGATTGTTGCATTTTTTATTAATCTTTTTTGTTTTGTGGTGGCAGCTTGGGACGTGCCCCCAAAATAACGGCAATAATAATACTTGTACAAAAAATCCCAAAAATAACAATTAAAATAATTTTAATAAGATTAACTTTTTGATTATAACTAGAAATATCATCGTAACCAAAAATATTCCCTGAATATTGACCGCTAACCCCAAGATTATCTAAAATGTCTTTAAAATAATCTTGTGCCTTATTACGGGCTTCTTTAATCATTCCATAATAAGCATCAATAGCATGTCCCATCTCATGATTTAAAATATAAAATTGATTCGGTGTACTTCATCATCCACTATTATATTGCGAACGAACTCTTCCACGCATAATATTATTAATTCCTTCAGTAGAAATAACAACATTTGCTTTTCTTGTTGTAATAATTTGATTTCTTGTTCCTATCACATTTTCAAAAGAATAACTTGTATAAGCTGCTGTCCGTCCCGATTGATTTGCCAATCGGGCATCTGGTGAAAAAATAAAACCCGTTAAGAAATATTTAAAATTATTATTCGTTACAGCATAGGTTATATTAAATAAATCCAAAATTTGATTTTTAAAAGCCCTAACTTCATCATCACTTCAACGATAATAATCTTGAACTGCTTGAATACTATCTTTTAAGAAAATGGTGCTACCTTTTCGGTGATAATAATTATTCTCATACCTTGTTAAAGTTTTTAAAGTCTGATCTAATTTATCAAATGATGCATAATTCTTTTGTTTTGCCGCACTCATAAAATCTTCATATTTTCTACGGGATGACCTTTGGGCTTTCGTATAGGAATCATTCATCATTTTTGCTAATTCATCAGATAAATCCCATCATCCATTGGTAATAATATTTTGGTATATTACACTACTTAAAATAGGAAAATGAATATTTTTAATGTCCTTATTTTTATTTGATTGTCACATAATTAATGCTGTTTTAAGAGCATTAAAAGTATAACTCTCTTTTCCTCCCATTGGAATTGTTTGTTGTAACCCAAAACGAGAACCAAAAATATTAGAACTATATTTTAAATTAACAGCATCAGATGGTTTTTTTTCTAAATTAGTATCGTAAATAATTTTTGATGACGCAAGATACTGATCAATGAAATCATGGCTCTTTTGAAGCGTACTTATTTGTGAACCAAAATTAGTTTTTTGTAAGGGCGCATAAATCTCAATAAAAAACTCATTCAAAATTTCTCAACTCTTATTTTTCATCGCATCTGGTGTTGTTGTTCACTTCGCATATGCTTCCGCAAAAAATTCTTTTCAACTTTCCATTCCATAACTACTAATGTTGACAATTGAACCGATTAACGACATTTCAAACAGTTCTTTTTGATTTATTGTAACATTCCATGTCTTATCTGAACCATTATAAATGGTATCTTTATTTTGAATAATATTTTTTTCGATTTTTCTTATTGTACTGTTACTACTAATATTTGATGATTTATAAATAAATTCAAGCAATATTCGTCCAGAATAGATAAAATCATCTTGACTGGTTGATGTAATATTTCTTAATCCAAGGTATCCATTTGAATCAACAAAATTAGTAGTTGGTATAAATGCCAAATTAACAGTTCCAAACACTCATAAACTACTCGCTATTGCATGAAACTTTCCCATAATTTTTTCTCCTTTTATATTTTAAAAATTTATTACTACTACACACTAGTTTAATTTAAAATACAACTTATTTTAAACAAAAAAGGACTTTTAAAAAGCATACTTTTAAACTAACTAATGCTACTAATAAAATATAATTATCAAATATTTTCTAATTGTAATAACGATGCTTTCATTTCTAACCCAACCACGATAACCACGTAAAGCATTATTTTTGCCTAAAACACGATGACATGGAACAATAATTGTCATAGCAGTATTCCCAATTGCTGTCCCCACTGCCCGCATTGCTTGCGGATATCCAATTTTCTGTGCAATATCAGCATAGCAAGTTGTTGTTCCATAAGGAATTTTAGCAACCTCTGCTCAAACTTTTTTTGAAAAGAAGTCCCCGTAAAATCAAACGATAAAGTAAAATTTGTTCGTTTGCCTGTTAAATATTCTCTTAATTGTGTCACAACAGGTGTTGTTTTCCCCGTTTGATCAGCAATTAACAAAATATTAGGGCTCTTTTTCTTTTGCCAAGATTCTAATTCACAAAACCCCTTGTTATTAGAACCAATAAAAGTCAGGCCTTGATCAGAAACAGCAACATATAAATTTCAATTATTAACCGTTAAATTAATATAATATCATTTAATTAACCTTGCTTCGGCCATTTTCTAACCTCCTGTTGCTGCTTTTGATTAAAATAAATTTTTGTGCTTTAAGGTATTTAAATTATACTATTAATTTATATAAATTGTAAATACCAAATCATAAAAAGTTAATTATAGGAGGTTGAAATTATGCAAATAAAGCAATATTTAATTTTGCGGTCGTTAGTAAAAAAGTATGGTAAAAATATTGTTATTAATACTGTCAATAAGATTGCAAATGATATTGAAATTAAAAAGTAAAGAATAAATTATCCCGCGTAATTTACAATCTTCAATTAACTTTCAATTACTTCCAACTGGTGGTTGTTGTGGTTTGGGTTCTGGTTTATTACTCGCCGTTTTCACTATTATTTGGTTTTTCGCAACTAATTAATGATGTTGTACTTGTTGCTCTTAATCCGATTGCTCCTAAAATACTTAACAATTTTTTCACACCTTACCTCCTAAAATATTTAAAATGTTATAATTATTGCACATAAATTATAACATTTTAAATATTTTAGGAGGTAAAGTGTGAAAAAATATGAAAGATTAGATTTTAATGAAAGAGTAAATTTGGAAAAATTAAAAGATAATGAATTATTTAAAAAGGAAAATAGAACAATTAATATTCGAAAAATTGCTAAGCAAATGAATAAAGATTATAGAGCTATTTGGCAAGAGTTAAATATGTTTGATAATATTAATAATTATAATGCTGCAAAAGCACAAAGAAATACATGATAAAAATAAAAAACAATGTCGTAAATATTCAATGTTAAATTCACAAGAATTAAGTAATTTTTCTAATGAATATAATAATTTTTTTCGTTCGCCACAAAATATTATTACTTCGTATGAATTACAATATAATGTAAAATTTGGTGTATGTTTTAAAACAATGTATAAATATATTAAATTAGGTTATTTTAATTTAAAAAAAGAAATGTTATATATTAAAAATAAAAAAAGAAAAACAAAAAATAGGGAACAAAATGATAATCGTGGAAAATTACTTAATATTAGAGATTATAAGCAATTTTTAAATGATTATGGAAATGATTTAAGTTTTAGTGGAATTTGAGAAATGGATACTCTTGATTGTGGTAATTTTTATTTGTTAGTTTTAGTAAATCGTAAATCAAAAATACTTTTTTATCATATTTTATTTAGTAAAAAGGCAAGTATTATAGATAGATAGACTGCATCCAAAAAAGTAAGTAAAGAAAAAAAGTCTTTGCTAAACTTTAAAGGAGGTGCATTTTTATATGGCAAGAAAAGGACAAAAATTTAATAAATATACGGCATATTTTCGAAAAATGATAGTACAAGAGGTTAAAAATAATAGTATAAGTTTTATTGCAAAAAAATATCAAATTAATAAAAAAACTGTTGCTTCATGGTATGAAAATTTTAAGAAAGGAATTTTAAACACCAATAAAGGTCCAAAAGAATCATTTGAAAAAAGAGATTTAAACTATTACAAAGTTAGGTATGAATTACTAAAAAAGCTTCATGACTTTTACAATTAAATAAAAGAAAAATTGTATCTTTTATCAAAGAAAACATTAATAAATATCCACTAAATTTATTACTTGATATAACAGATTTAAAGCGTAGTTATTGAGATAAATATAAAAATTATTCAAGTAATGGTAAGGATAGCGAATCATTAAAAAATATTGTAAAAGTCTATGAAGAAAATTTAAAACAATTTGGTTATCGTCGAATTACCAAATATTTAAAAGAAGATTATGGCATTATTTATAATGCTAAGAAAGTATTGCGAATTATGAAAGAAAATAATATTCAAGCTGAATATGTAAAGCGTATGCGTAGAAAAATATTAATAAAACAAAATAGAAATAAAAATATAATTAAATATCCTGATTTAGTAAATCGTAATTTTAATGATATTAAAGAAAGATTTTCAATTTTATTTACTGATGTAACTTATTTAATTTGAAATGGTAAAAAACATTATCAATCAACAATACTTGATGGATATACTAAAGAAATTATTGATGTAAAATGATCAAAATTTAATAATAACAAACTTGTACTTGATAATTTAAATGATGCAATTAATAAAATTAAAAAAATAAAAAAATATTTAAATAAAATAATAATTCATTCAGATCACAGATATCAATATACATCTAAAGATTACAATAGTAAATGTTTAGATAACAAAATTATAATTTCAATGGGTAAAAATTATCATTGTGCAGACAACATTATTATTGAAAGTTTTCATTCATTACTTAAAAAAGGAACAATCCATAATAAAAATTATAAATCTCATAATGAATATATTAATGATGTTAAAAAATGAAATAAATGATATTCAAACCAAAAAGAAAAATATATAATAAATGAAAGTTTGTAAACCTTTTTATTAATACTTACTAAACAGGGTGCAGTCTAGTATATAACCGATAGAGGAAAAGAATTTTATAGATGAAAAACAATAGAAAAACATTTTAAAATAAGAGTTTATTTTTGTGATCCTGGTAAACCTCGCAAGAAAGCATTAGTAGAAAGAATAAATAGAGATATAAGGCGTTGATTGGCTCAAAATGAGCCATTAATTAATATTCGTAGTAGATTAAAATCTATTTTAGATATATTAAATACCAGAATTAGACCTTGCTTGGAAAATTTTACATCAAGACAATATTTTAAAAAATTTTTTTAAATTAAATTAGTGTTTGTTAAGATTAGTAAAATTTATTTTTTGTTGTGTTTAATTTTATAATTTTAAAAATAAATATTAAAAACAATATTTTTAATTTACTATTTTTTGTGATTATTGTTTTTTATTTTTAATTTGTTATAATTTTATTAACTTTTTATCATTTAGTTTTGCAGTATACATTATTGTAATTTAAAAACAGAGAAGAACGGTGAGAACACAATGAATGAAGAAATTTTGTTAACTAAAGAGGGAATTAAAGACTTACAAGAAGAATTAGATAATTTAATTAATGTTGTCCGTCCGAAAGTTATTGAAGAATTAAAAGAAGCTCGTGCCCAAGGAGATTTATCAGAAAATGCTGATTATGACGCAGCGCGTAATCGTCAAGCGGAAGTTGAAGGGCGAATTAAAGAAATTGAATCATTATTAACAAAAGCAAAAGAAATTAAAGAAGTTAAATCAAAAACAGGAATTATTAAATTAGGAAGTACCATATTTTTTACTAATTTATTAATTAATAAAAAATATGAACTTAAAATTGTTGGGGTGGTTGAAGCAAATCCTTTTGAAAATACAATTTCAAATGAATCACCAATTGCGAAAGCAATTATTGGAAAAAAAGTTGGTGATTTAGTTGAAATCAAAGGAATTCAAGAACCATATAAGGTTAAGATTCTAACTGTTGAGTAAATAATAAATTAAGTAATTTTAAAATTACTTTTTTTGAAACTTGTATACTGTAAAACTAAATCATAAAAAGTTAATAAAATTAAACACAACAAAAAATAAATTTTACTAATCTTAACAAACACTAATTTAATTTAAAAAAATTTTTTTAAAATATTGTCTTGATGTAAAATTTTCCAAGCAAGGTCTAATTCTGGTATTTAATATATCTAAAATAGATTTTAATCTACTACGAATATTAATTAATGGCTCATTTTGAGCCAATCAACGCCTTATATCTCTATTTATTCTTTCTACTAATGCTTTCTTGCGAGGTTTACCAGGATCACAAAAATAAACTCTTATTTTAAAATGTTTTTCTATTGTTTTTCATCTATAAAATTCTTTTCCTCTATCGGTTATATACTAGACTGCCCCCTGTTTAGTAAGTATTAATAAAAAGGTTTACAAACTTTCATTTATTATATATTTTTCTTTTTGGTTTGAATATCATTTATTTCATTTTTTAACATCATTAATATATTCATTATGAGATTTATAATTTTTATTATGGATTGTTCCTTTTTTAAGTAATGAATGAAAACTTTCAATAATAATGTTGTCTGCACAATGATAATTTTTACCCATTGAAATTATAATTTTGTTATCTAAACATTTACTATTGTAATCTTTAGATGTATATTGATGTCTGTGATCTGAATGAATTATTATTTTATTTAAATCTTTTTTTATTTTTTTAATTTTATTAATTGCATCATTTAAATTATCAAGTACAAGTTTGTTATTATTAAATTTTGATCATTTTACATCAATAATTTCTTTAGTATATCCATCAAGTATTGTTGATTGATAATGTTTTTTACCATTTCAAATTAAATAAGTTACATCAGTAAATAAAATTGAAAATCTTTCTTTAATATCATTAAAATTACGATTTACTAAATCAGGATATTTAATTATATTTTTATTTCTATTTTGTTTTATTAATATTTTTCTACGCATACGCTTTACATATTCAGCTTGAATATTATTTTCTTTCATAATTCGCAATACTTTCTTAGCATTATAAATAATGCCATAATCTTCTTTTAAATATTTGGTAATTCGACGATAACCAAATTGTTTTAAATTTTCTTCATAGACTTTTACAATATTTTTTAATGATTCGCTATCCTTACCATTACTTGAATAATTTTTATATTTATCTCAATAACTATGCTTTAAATCTGTTATATCAAGTAATAAATTTAGTGGATATTTATTAATGTTTTCTTTGATAAAAGATACAATTTTTCTTTTATTTAATTGTAAAAGTCATGAAGCTTTTTTAGTAATTCATACCTAACTTTGTAATAGTTTAAATCTCTTTTTTCAAATGATTCTTTTGGACCTTTATTGGTGTTTAAAATTCCTTTCTTAAAATTTTCATACCATGAAGCAACAGTTTTTTTATTAATTTGATATTTTTTTGCAATAAAACTTATACTATTATTTTTAACCTCTTGTACTATCATTTTTCGAAAATATGCTGTATATTTATTAAATTTTTGTCCTTTTCTTGCCATATAAAAATGCACCTCCTTTAAAGTTTAGAAAAGACTTTTTTTTACTTACTCTTTTGGGTGCAGTCTATCTACTATAATACTTGCCTTTTTACTAAATAAAATATGATAAAAAAGTATTTTTGATTTACGATTTACTAAAACTAACAAATGAAAATTACCACAATCAAGAGTATCCATTTCTCAAATTCCACTAAAACTTAAATCATTTCCATAATCATTTAAAAATTGCTTATAATCTCTAATATTAAGTAATTTTCCACGATTATCATTTTGTTCCCTATTTTTTGTTTTTCTTTTTTTATTTTTAATATATAACATTTCTTTTTTTAAATTAAAATAACCTAATTTAATATATTTATACATTGTTTTAAAACATACACCAAATTTTACATTATATTGTAATTCATACGAAGTAATAATATTTTGTGGCGAACGACCAAAATTATTATATTCATTAGAAAAATAACTTAATTCTTGTGAATTTAACATTGAATATTTACGACATT from Spiroplasma endosymbiont of Polydrusus cervinus harbors:
- a CDS encoding methylated-DNA--[protein]-cysteine S-methyltransferase, with the protein product MGYPQAMRAVGTAIGNTAMTIIVPCHRVLGKNNALRGYRGWVRNESIVITIRKYLIIIFY
- a CDS encoding phosphotransferase, with protein sequence MKYRIKTKLNLGITNKNYQSIDNFFIRYSNPFTNLFIDHQNEIFVLEQIKNTNLTLPIVDYGYDNEHFFLVTPYYPTLQPLSAVKITKQVLSQVATIIQQLWAIEIRPNSKIKTFNPQQFLTTFKIAVQKKLVNLAPYEDKIIYAKLKPSELILCHNDLNSGNLVFLDHNLYLIDFEYAMLNDKFFDIASFASETLTTKADQTAWFSLFNLTPSQQEKVAMWMYYQNILWIYWANYIYEQTNQKIFLDIIEGKWTNLQKNN
- a CDS encoding sodium-dependent transporter; its protein translation is MSSKKQMTKFGFIVSSLGAAIGLGVIWGLPGYINKNGGFYFFLIYILAMLIVGVPLLIFEFNLGNLCRKSVINIFDKESVRFSRFMGWFQATLMIIIPIYYSVLVGYTIISIGIEFSPTLISNVDGNIFNHQILEQGGFGVTNNGGFQWIVFLAFLFVVLLVGIILLFGIKGIEKVNKFFMPLLFLIILILAIYILTVPGSHQGLATLFLPENLKKLQQSEAWSSVFFLAFFTTSLGMGMMLRFAGVGPHNQDNASKAYLLVIGILFLSITNFIFIFGASGAIVNNLVMDKSNILLFQQQIAAKFGNDSMVFVFNVLPETFHIINQNTAVGVGNFLGVLFFLALFIAGLSTTVGNVEVIVDAIETQYEISNQKVICGICSIIILVGLALVFESTYQVINSFQLLAAGLDLILVSLAQIIFFVWYAKKIHIIINYNNQVSWIKLRKLYQLMMHYLIPLILGVIIGFSIYDFIISCTKNMWYISVLAFVLGIFVPVLVASLNSYYGIKCEKGGVK
- a CDS encoding lipoprotein, with protein sequence MKKLLSILGAIGLRATSTTSLISCEKPNNSENGE
- a CDS encoding transposase family protein, translating into MARKGQKFNKYTAYFRKMIVQEVKNNSISFIAKKYQINKKTVASWYENFKKGILNTNKGPKESFEKRDLNYYKVRYELLKKLHDFYN
- a CDS encoding co-chaperone GroES family protein, with the protein product MIKPVGKNIVLEKEEKQETFINGIYLQEDEKSKSHIGKIIAISTEISKDGTFEGKMNSKVLYREYAGTEIECNNKKLVVIPADDILGVIEE
- the groL gene encoding chaperonin GroEL (60 kDa chaperone family; promotes refolding of misfolded polypeptides especially under stressful conditions; forms two stacked rings of heptamers to form a barrel-shaped 14mer; ends can be capped by GroES; misfolded proteins enter the barrel where they are refolded when GroES binds), which gives rise to MSKSIKFAEEARMMLINGINKLTDTVKVTLGPKGKYVLLEKTYGSPLITNDGVTISKEIELSNHFENMGAKLVTEVANKTNDVAGDGTTTAIVLTQAIVKEGLKNITAGANAVAVRNGIEKTVNKIVELLKQSANQIKSKAEIAQVASVSSKDPEIGDLIAEIMEKVGNDGVITIEESKTINTETSVTEGLQFDKGYLSQYMVTDSEKMLTEFDNPYILITDKKISNMKEILPILEKIVEEGRPLLIIADDVDGDVLPTLLLNKMRGAFNICVVKAPEFGDNRKKILEDIAVLVKGTFVSADLGMDFKTLTLADLGIAKKVIVSKDTTTIVEGKGTKAELEARKEFIRNQIKSESSSFEQEKLQKRLAKLAGGIGIIKVGAPTETEMREKKLRIEDALNSTKAAVEEGTVAGGGTALVQVGKKLGDLKLNDEEKIGLNIVLRAIEEPVRQIAANAGVEGSVIVNKLKEQPDNIGYNAATGVWEDMIKAGIVDPVKVTRYALQHAGSVSALLLTTEAIVVNNEEDSQPKTPSYPDLGM
- a CDS encoding transposase family protein, translating into MARKGQKFNKYTAYFRKMIVQEVKNNSISFIAKKYQINKKTVASWYENFKKGILNTNKGPKESFEKRDLNYYKVRYELLKKLHDFYN
- the greA gene encoding transcription elongation factor GreA, whose product is MNEEILLTKEGIKDLQEELDNLINVVRPKVIEELKEARAQGDLSENADYDAARNRQAEVEGRIKEIESLLTKAKEIKEVKSKTGIIKLGSTIFFTNLLINKKYELKIVGVVEANPFENTISNESPIAKAIIGKKVGDLVEIKGIQEPYKVKILTVE
- a CDS encoding DDE-type integrase/transposase/recombinase, whose protein sequence is MKENNIQAEYVKRMRRKILIKQNRNKNIIKYPDLVNRNFNDIKERFSILFTDVTYLIWNGKKHYQSTILDGYTKEIIDVKWSKFNNNKLVLDNLNDAINKIKKIKKYLNKIIIHSDHRYQYTSKDYNSKCLDNKIIISMGKNYHCADNIIIESFHSLLKKGTIHNKNYKSHNEYINDVKKWNKWYSNQKEKYIINESL
- a CDS encoding DDE-type integrase/transposase/recombinase translates to MKENNIQAEYVKRMRRKILIKQNRNKNIIKYPDLVNRNFNDIKERFSILFTDVTYLIWNGKKHYQSTILDGYTKEIIDVKWSKFNNNKLVLDNLNDAINKIKKIKKDLNKIIIHSDHRHQYTSKDYNSKCLDNKIIISMGKNYHCADNIIIESFHSLLKKGTIHNKNYKSHNEYINDVKKWNKWYSNQKEKYIINESL